A stretch of Armatimonadota bacterium DNA encodes these proteins:
- a CDS encoding prepilin-type N-terminal cleavage/methylation domain-containing protein, with the protein MRKSKGFTLVEIMIVVLIIGILLAIAVPNFIKARESSRGKTCVANLRQIEAAKEQWAMEEKKGATDTPVQGDLEPTYIKKWPDCPSGGSYTIGDVATEPTCSTGGTHTL; encoded by the coding sequence ATTAGAAAATCGAAGGGTTTCACGCTGGTCGAAATCATGATCGTGGTTTTGATCATCGGAATCCTACTTGCCATCGCTGTTCCGAACTTCATCAAGGCTCGCGAGTCGAGCCGAGGTAAGACTTGTGTCGCCAACCTTCGCCAGATCGAGGCTGCCAAAGAGCAGTGGGCGATGGAAGAGAAGAAGGGCGCCACCGACACGCCCGTCCAGGGTGACCTCGAGCCCACGTACATCAAGAAGTGGCCCGATTGCCCGAGCGGCGGCAGCTACACGATTGGAGACGTCGCCACCGAGCCGACCTGCTCGACCGGCGGCACGCACACCCTGTAA
- a CDS encoding histidinol-phosphate aminotransferase family protein yields MNPEKHAVHGGDFFKAIGEEFDDLWRRREVVNADVLDAWYEPAPEVLAAVQEHLSWLMRTSPPTHGEGLVRVIAQARGVLENSVVVGAGSSSLIYLAFPILLHEPKPIVLLDPTYGEYEHLAKRLGLPVRKVFLEPENGFRPSVDGILEAAKGAGMVALVNPNSPTGVSMPKNEIQALLEGLDADTTLWVDETYIDFAPGDQSVEPLVAAHRYLVVAKSMSKFYALSGLRVGYLVCNEGLADRLRQLSPPWPVGLLSQVAAVRALQSPGYYRQKALETAALREALFRSLSKIREIRPFPSEANFILCRLEGLTASEVCARAETSGVFLRNCDSLSERFQDRFVRTAVKGEEENARILEALSQAR; encoded by the coding sequence TTGAACCCGGAGAAGCACGCCGTTCACGGTGGCGACTTCTTCAAAGCGATCGGCGAGGAGTTCGACGACCTTTGGCGTCGTCGCGAGGTGGTCAACGCCGACGTGCTCGACGCATGGTACGAGCCCGCGCCGGAAGTGCTTGCAGCCGTCCAGGAACACCTGAGCTGGCTCATGCGCACCAGCCCCCCGACCCACGGCGAAGGGCTCGTTCGGGTCATCGCCCAGGCGCGCGGCGTTCTGGAGAACTCCGTTGTCGTTGGAGCGGGCTCATCGTCGCTGATCTACCTTGCGTTTCCGATTCTCCTTCACGAACCGAAGCCGATCGTGCTGCTGGACCCCACCTACGGCGAGTACGAGCATCTGGCGAAGCGGCTGGGGTTGCCGGTGCGAAAGGTGTTCCTAGAGCCGGAGAACGGGTTCAGACCAAGCGTGGACGGCATCCTTGAAGCTGCGAAGGGTGCGGGCATGGTGGCGCTGGTGAACCCGAACAGCCCGACCGGCGTCTCGATGCCCAAAAACGAGATCCAGGCGCTGTTGGAGGGCCTCGACGCTGACACGACGCTCTGGGTGGATGAGACCTACATCGACTTCGCCCCTGGCGATCAGTCGGTCGAGCCGTTGGTGGCGGCCCACCGCTACCTGGTGGTGGCCAAGTCGATGTCGAAGTTTTATGCGCTGTCGGGGCTTCGGGTGGGCTACCTGGTGTGCAATGAGGGCCTTGCTGACCGCCTTAGGCAGCTTTCTCCGCCGTGGCCGGTGGGGTTGCTGTCGCAGGTGGCGGCGGTGAGGGCGTTGCAGTCGCCGGGGTACTACCGGCAGAAGGCCTTGGAAACGGCCGCCCTGCGTGAAGCGCTTTTTCGGAGTCTCTCCAAGATCCGGGAGATAAGGCCGTTCCCCTCAGAAGCGAACTTCATCCTGTGTCGATTGGAGGGACTCACAGCTTCGGAGGTTTGCGCCCGCGCCGAAACGTCCGGCGTGTTTCTTAGGAACTGTGATTCGTTGTCGGAGAGGTTTCAGGACCGGTTCGTGCGCACGGCGGTGAAGGGGGAAGAAGAGAACGCGCGGATTCTAGAGGCGTTGAGCCAAGCTCGTTAG
- a CDS encoding type II toxin-antitoxin system VapB family antitoxin produces the protein MKVRVELGAEFVERAKQVTGVASLEELVHRGLQCLVERESARKLSAMGGSDPALKPVRRRRSAR, from the coding sequence ATGAAGGTCCGAGTCGAGCTAGGAGCCGAATTTGTTGAGCGGGCGAAGCAGGTTACTGGAGTCGCGTCTCTGGAGGAACTTGTCCACCGTGGGCTTCAATGCCTCGTTGAGCGAGAGAGTGCGAGGAAGCTGTCGGCAATGGGTGGGTCAGATCCGGCACTCAAGCCTGTGAGGCGCAGGCGTTCGGCACGATGA
- a CDS encoding M48 family metalloprotease, translating to MKWHHPLLVAGLVFSSLPQAQADMFKPSKSEQVKLGERVAKDLRKQEKILPDADIKVATLRRIADRLMAFVPQKEKATWKFSFDVVESKQVNAFALPGGPVFFYTGLINKMDTEDQMAGVLAHELTHVRKEHWANAYADQQRRALGLTVLLTIFNANNTIASAASIANDVALSLPFSRRHETESDTVGFDLMVQAGFNPQGMVDVFEMLRKQSGDKPPEWLSTHPDDKNRIKKLQERVAKTGKTFAPQTPLPFPKAPEEKKKEKKEGGGALRR from the coding sequence ATGAAGTGGCATCACCCTCTGCTTGTTGCCGGACTGGTTTTTTCGAGCCTGCCACAGGCTCAGGCGGACATGTTCAAGCCGAGCAAGTCTGAGCAGGTGAAGCTGGGCGAGCGCGTGGCGAAGGACCTGCGGAAGCAAGAGAAGATCTTGCCAGACGCCGACATCAAGGTGGCTACGCTCCGGCGCATCGCCGACCGCCTGATGGCTTTTGTCCCCCAAAAGGAGAAGGCCACCTGGAAGTTCAGCTTTGACGTGGTCGAATCCAAGCAGGTGAACGCCTTTGCGCTCCCTGGCGGGCCGGTCTTTTTCTACACCGGGCTCATCAACAAGATGGATACCGAGGACCAGATGGCGGGGGTGCTCGCTCACGAGTTGACCCATGTGCGCAAAGAGCACTGGGCGAACGCCTATGCCGACCAGCAGCGCCGTGCGCTGGGCCTCACGGTACTCCTGACCATCTTTAACGCCAACAACACCATCGCCAGCGCGGCGAGCATCGCCAACGACGTGGCACTTTCGCTCCCATTTTCGCGCAGGCACGAAACCGAGTCGGATACTGTGGGCTTCGACCTGATGGTCCAGGCGGGCTTCAACCCTCAGGGGATGGTGGACGTGTTCGAGATGCTGCGCAAGCAGAGCGGCGACAAGCCGCCCGAGTGGCTGAGCACGCACCCGGACGACAAGAACCGCATCAAGAAGCTCCAGGAGAGGGTGGCGAAAACCGGCAAGACGTTCGCACCCCAAACACCCCTGCCCTTCCCCAAAGCGCCTGAAGAGAAGAAGAAGGAGAAGAAGGAAGGTGGCGGGGCGTTAAGGCGTTAA
- a CDS encoding type II secretion system protein, translating to MNRKRGATLIESLFAVFLVFSAASVVLSTMPIGTNARTISELKQRAMGLAQKELEAIRGLGYANATYTQLYSFGLIDSTTPIADTTYSFTNADNAARDNPSRILPSGTGAVKLEQADIDLRRVTVTVSYVERGSAKSVSVGTLIANL from the coding sequence ATGAACCGCAAGCGTGGTGCAACCCTAATCGAGAGTCTGTTTGCCGTGTTCCTTGTGTTCTCTGCGGCGAGCGTCGTCTTGTCCACGATGCCGATCGGGACGAACGCGCGCACAATCTCCGAGCTCAAGCAGCGGGCCATGGGGCTCGCGCAAAAGGAGCTCGAGGCCATCCGGGGCCTGGGCTACGCCAACGCCACCTACACTCAGCTCTATTCCTTCGGCCTGATTGATAGCACCACGCCGATCGCCGATACGACCTATTCGTTCACCAATGCCGACAACGCCGCCCGCGACAATCCCAGCCGCATTCTTCCAAGCGGAACCGGCGCCGTCAAGCTCGAGCAGGCCGACATCGACCTGCGGCGCGTGACGGTGACCGTGAGCTACGTCGAGCGTGGATCGGCCAAGTCGGTGTCGGTGGGCACACTGATCGCCAACCTCTGA
- a CDS encoding peptidase produces MKSLRTLLLVGFACVSTLGQGAITSPRDFFGFAVGDDYMLANYKQYSAYLNKIDKESDRIKVLSIGKTEEGRDQLMAVVTSPANLRNLEKYRKLATQLASGQPASAEDAKRLAVQGKTVVWIDGGLHATEVLGAQQLIESIYQLASRDDAETKRLRDDVITLFVHANPDGMDLVSDWYMRNSEKERRSMGGLPRLYEKYAGHDNNRDFYACNLAESINMNRILYTEWCPQILYNHHQTSPPGTVIFVPPFRPPYNHHVDPLAQVQTDLVGMAMHQRFVAEGKPGAVMRSAASYQTWWNGGLRTTAYFHNMVGILTEAMGSPTPGSIPYMPGRLVKTNDMPFPIEPQPWRFRQSIEYEVTANFAILDLASRQRETLLFNTWRMARNAIEKGMKDTWTDYPARVAANTGGFQGLRKPELRDAKAYVIPAFQADFPTACKFANALIKNGVQVLRAKSSFVADGKSYPAGSLVVNCAQAYRAHVLDMFEPQDYPNDFQYPGGPPIAPYDSAGYTLAYTMGVQFDRILEKFEGDFEPIAGMVLPPEGSIMQKRSLQRALVLNCSPNDAFTAVALMLKAGIEVRRHEAVPAPTASPAFYIAENADSLQLARKVAKELGLSFGEMADMPNGMPKLAAPRVALLDRYGGSMESGWTRWILERFQIPFTVIYPPDIDAGGLKDKFDTLILVSGMTFGGGPGGGGGFGVGEGIEEWTDSPLQGGGGGQGNLRNDPTIPEELRRQMGSLTPGTSYPKVKEFLEAGGRVVAIGSATGIARQLNLPVASALTETVDGKERALPRDKFYCPGSVLRMKVDTAQPAAWGITEDLDVMSDNSPAFKFLDGAEAAGLKKIAWFDTDKPLRSGWCWGQAYLKGAIAAYEAPIGKGKLYAFGPEILFRGQTHASFKFLFNVIFGG; encoded by the coding sequence ATGAAATCCCTCCGCACCCTCCTCCTCGTTGGTTTTGCCTGCGTTTCAACACTCGGCCAGGGCGCGATCACGTCGCCCAGAGACTTCTTTGGGTTTGCGGTCGGCGACGACTACATGCTTGCCAACTACAAGCAATACTCGGCCTACCTGAACAAGATCGACAAGGAGTCGGATCGGATCAAGGTGCTCAGCATCGGCAAGACCGAGGAGGGCCGCGATCAGCTCATGGCGGTGGTCACGTCTCCGGCCAACCTTCGCAATCTTGAGAAATATCGAAAGTTGGCCACGCAGCTCGCCTCGGGTCAACCCGCTTCGGCAGAAGACGCAAAAAGGCTGGCGGTTCAGGGCAAGACGGTCGTCTGGATCGACGGCGGGCTCCATGCCACCGAGGTGCTCGGCGCGCAGCAACTCATCGAGTCCATCTATCAGCTCGCCTCACGAGACGACGCGGAAACCAAGCGCCTTCGGGACGATGTGATCACGCTCTTTGTGCATGCGAACCCCGACGGGATGGACCTGGTCAGCGACTGGTATATGCGGAACTCCGAGAAAGAGCGCCGCTCGATGGGCGGGCTCCCGAGGCTCTACGAGAAGTACGCCGGGCACGACAACAACCGTGACTTCTATGCCTGCAATCTCGCCGAATCGATCAATATGAACCGAATTCTCTATACAGAATGGTGCCCGCAGATTCTGTACAACCACCACCAGACGTCACCGCCCGGAACGGTCATCTTTGTACCTCCCTTCCGACCGCCGTACAACCATCACGTCGATCCGCTGGCCCAAGTGCAGACCGATCTCGTGGGCATGGCGATGCACCAGAGGTTCGTCGCCGAGGGCAAGCCGGGCGCAGTGATGCGCAGCGCGGCGAGCTATCAAACGTGGTGGAATGGCGGCCTGCGCACCACCGCTTATTTCCATAATATGGTTGGAATCTTGACTGAAGCAATGGGCAGCCCCACGCCGGGCAGCATTCCCTACATGCCCGGGCGGCTGGTCAAGACCAACGACATGCCCTTCCCGATCGAGCCGCAGCCGTGGCGGTTCCGACAGTCCATCGAGTACGAAGTGACGGCCAATTTTGCGATCCTCGACCTGGCATCACGGCAGCGAGAGACATTGCTCTTCAACACCTGGCGGATGGCGCGCAACGCCATCGAGAAGGGCATGAAGGACACGTGGACCGATTATCCCGCGCGGGTGGCTGCGAACACGGGCGGTTTCCAGGGCCTCCGAAAACCCGAACTACGCGATGCCAAGGCTTATGTAATTCCGGCTTTCCAGGCGGACTTTCCGACTGCCTGCAAGTTTGCGAATGCCTTAATCAAGAACGGCGTTCAGGTGCTCAGGGCGAAGTCCAGCTTTGTGGCAGACGGCAAATCCTATCCGGCCGGGTCCCTGGTGGTCAACTGCGCCCAGGCCTATCGGGCGCACGTATTGGATATGTTTGAGCCGCAAGACTATCCGAACGATTTCCAGTATCCGGGCGGTCCGCCGATCGCGCCCTACGATAGCGCCGGGTACACGCTTGCCTACACGATGGGGGTTCAGTTCGACCGGATCCTGGAAAAGTTCGAAGGTGACTTTGAGCCGATCGCGGGAATGGTCCTTCCTCCCGAGGGCTCGATCATGCAGAAGCGCTCTCTACAGCGCGCTTTGGTCCTCAACTGCAGCCCGAACGACGCCTTTACGGCGGTCGCCCTCATGCTGAAGGCCGGCATCGAAGTCCGCCGTCATGAGGCCGTTCCGGCACCGACCGCAAGCCCGGCCTTTTACATTGCGGAGAACGCCGACTCCCTTCAGCTCGCGCGAAAAGTGGCGAAAGAGCTTGGGCTCAGCTTCGGCGAAATGGCCGACATGCCGAACGGCATGCCCAAACTGGCGGCGCCACGAGTAGCATTGCTCGACCGTTACGGCGGCTCGATGGAGTCCGGATGGACCCGCTGGATACTTGAGAGGTTCCAGATTCCGTTCACCGTCATCTATCCGCCCGACATCGACGCCGGCGGCCTAAAGGACAAGTTCGATACGCTGATCCTCGTGAGCGGCATGACCTTCGGGGGCGGACCTGGTGGGGGCGGTGGCTTCGGTGTGGGTGAAGGCATCGAAGAATGGACGGATTCGCCTCTGCAGGGCGGTGGTGGCGGACAGGGCAACCTGCGCAACGATCCCACGATCCCCGAAGAGCTTCGTCGCCAAATGGGTAGCCTGACCCCCGGCACGTCGTACCCCAAAGTCAAGGAGTTTCTGGAAGCCGGCGGACGGGTCGTGGCGATCGGTTCGGCGACGGGCATAGCGAGGCAGCTCAACTTGCCGGTCGCCAGCGCGCTAACCGAAACGGTTGACGGGAAAGAGCGAGCCCTGCCGCGGGACAAGTTCTATTGCCCCGGGTCCGTCCTTAGAATGAAAGTTGACACCGCCCAGCCGGCCGCCTGGGGGATCACTGAGGACTTGGACGTGATGAGCGACAACAGCCCGGCCTTCAAGTTTCTCGATGGCGCGGAAGCGGCGGGACTCAAGAAGATCGCCTGGTTCGATACCGACAAGCCGCTGCGAAGCGGTTGGTGCTGGGGACAGGCCTATCTCAAAGGCGCGATCGCGGCCTACGAGGCGCCGATCGGCAAGGGAAAACTCTACGCATTTGGGCCGGAGATTCTCTTCCGCGGCCAGACCCACGCCAGCTTCAAGTTCTTGTTCAACGTGATCTTTGGGGGATAG
- a CDS encoding tryptophan synthase subunit alpha translates to MSKLAGRMAELQQKGERALVAYVTGGDPSLEDLPEILATLSRAGVDAIEIGIPFSDPIADGPTIQGSSQRALDRGVKPADVLRQVGSFTAAHPDAPPLVLMVYTNTVMRWGWQAFAEAAKSAGVSGVIVTDLTPEESEAWRTAAKAAGLDTIFLLAPTSTDPRLDAIAPLSTGFVYAVSRTGVTGTENAVPADVAGLVERIKARTQTPVCVGFGISKPEHVRMVVSAADGAVVGSWLVDLLHREWSGGAGAGVVEAQVRGLKEATRR, encoded by the coding sequence ATGAGCAAACTTGCCGGCCGCATGGCCGAACTGCAGCAGAAAGGCGAAAGGGCCCTGGTGGCCTATGTGACGGGCGGCGATCCGAGCCTTGAGGACCTCCCGGAAATCCTCGCGACACTCTCCCGCGCGGGGGTCGACGCCATCGAGATCGGCATCCCGTTCAGCGACCCGATTGCCGATGGCCCGACCATCCAGGGCAGCAGCCAGCGCGCGCTCGACCGTGGCGTGAAGCCCGCGGACGTTCTCAGGCAGGTCGGGTCATTTACGGCGGCACATCCAGATGCTCCGCCGCTCGTGCTCATGGTCTACACCAACACCGTCATGCGCTGGGGCTGGCAGGCGTTTGCCGAGGCGGCCAAATCGGCTGGTGTCTCAGGAGTGATCGTCACCGACCTGACCCCTGAGGAATCCGAAGCCTGGCGGACCGCCGCGAAAGCCGCTGGACTCGACACCATCTTCCTCCTTGCGCCGACCAGCACCGACCCTCGGCTCGACGCCATCGCTCCGCTCTCGACCGGGTTCGTCTATGCGGTCTCGCGAACCGGCGTCACGGGAACAGAAAACGCGGTTCCGGCCGACGTCGCGGGTCTGGTGGAGCGCATCAAGGCGCGTACGCAGACTCCAGTATGTGTGGGGTTTGGCATCAGCAAGCCGGAGCACGTGCGCATGGTCGTTTCCGCCGCTGATGGCGCTGTGGTGGGTTCCTGGCTCGTCGACCTGCTCCATCGCGAGTGGAGCGGTGGAGCAGGGGCGGGAGTGGTCGAGGCCCAGGTCCGAGGCCTGAAAGAGGCGACGAGGCGTTGA